From a region of the Gammaproteobacteria bacterium genome:
- a CDS encoding DUF302 domain-containing protein, giving the protein MYGFNVTVAMSFSDAVDKVTEELMKEGFGVLTDIDVAATLKKKLDIDRLPYRILGACNPALANQAINADPDIGLLLPCNVVVREQENGDVIVGFMDPSAVLGLVEQDGIETLAQEVRSRLMRVRDAIA; this is encoded by the coding sequence ATGTATGGTTTTAACGTAACAGTAGCAATGAGTTTTTCCGATGCCGTCGATAAGGTGACTGAGGAATTGATGAAAGAGGGTTTTGGTGTCCTGACCGATATTGATGTGGCTGCCACATTAAAGAAGAAACTGGATATTGATCGTCTTCCTTATCGTATCCTCGGTGCCTGTAATCCTGCACTGGCTAATCAGGCCATTAATGCTGATCCTGATATTGGTCTATTATTACCTTGTAATGTGGTTGTACGTGAGCAGGAAAATGGTGATGTGATCGTTGGCTTTATGGACCCATCAGCGGTATTGGGTCTGGTCGAACAGGATGGGATTGAGACCTTGGCACAAGAGGTGCGTTCACGTTTGATGCGGGTGCGGGATGCTATCGCTTAG
- a CDS encoding cation transporter, with translation MGDCCNQGCSLNGLQERQRSTLRIVLAINALMFFVVITAALYAQSSALLSDSMDYFGDAVTYALSLFAISRSVIFKARVALFKGVLIFSAAALIAGQIIYKLWVPSVPVFEVMGIFSLVGLLANSTCLFLLWRHRNEDINMSSVWECSRNDIVVNLSVLLAAGGVWLSGDGWPDIIIATLLVVFLIRSALRIITSARAELERPITPQS, from the coding sequence ATGGGTGATTGTTGTAATCAGGGTTGCTCATTGAATGGGTTACAAGAGCGCCAGCGTAGTACGCTCAGGATTGTTCTCGCTATTAACGCGTTAATGTTTTTTGTAGTTATTACGGCTGCATTATATGCGCAATCTTCAGCACTACTATCAGATAGTATGGATTATTTTGGGGATGCAGTGACCTATGCCTTGAGCCTGTTTGCGATCTCACGTTCGGTAATATTTAAGGCCAGGGTTGCGCTATTTAAAGGCGTGCTTATTTTTTCCGCAGCTGCGTTGATTGCCGGACAAATTATTTATAAGTTATGGGTACCCAGTGTGCCAGTCTTTGAGGTGATGGGCATCTTTAGTCTCGTAGGCTTGTTGGCGAACAGCACTTGTTTGTTTCTTCTCTGGCGACATCGTAATGAGGATATCAATATGAGTTCAGTGTGGGAGTGTTCACGCAATGATATTGTGGTGAATCTGTCAGTTCTTTTGGCCGCCGGGGGGGTATGGTTGAGTGGTGATGGTTGGCCTGATATTATAATAGCGACTCTTTTGGTGGTGTTTTTGATACGTTCGGCTTTACGCATTATCACCTCTGCGCGTGCTGAACTTGAGAGACCTATTACTCCTCAATCATAA
- the ubiD gene encoding 4-hydroxy-3-polyprenylbenzoate decarboxylase: MQYKDLRDFLKKLEESGQLKRIQTEVDPYLEITEISDRVLRNQGPALLFENPKGSSIPILTNLFGTPERVAMGMGQDSVLALREVGNTLAMLKSPDAPKGIKDAWEKLPIFKQVLNMAPKQVRKAPCRENIIEGDAVDLSIFPIQTCWPEDAAPLITWPLVVTKGPNQDRQNMGIYRQQVIGKNRVIMRWLAHRGGALDYREWCEKYPDKPFPVAVALGADPASILAAVTPVPDNLSEYAFAGLLRGSKTEVIACTEAELLVPAQSEIILEGHIYPDDVAKEGPFGDHTGYYNEVETFPVFTVERITHRNQPIYHSTYTGRPPDEPAVLGAALNEVFIPILQKQFPEIVDFYLPPEGCSYRMACVSINKQYAGHAKRIMFGIWSFLRQFMYTKFVIITDADVNVRDWNDVIWAMTTRMDPERDTVILSNTPIDYLDFASPVSGLGGKIGFDATNKLPGETQREWGRPIQMDTCVKEKIDALWDELF; encoded by the coding sequence ATGCAATATAAAGATTTGCGTGACTTCCTGAAAAAACTGGAGGAATCCGGACAATTAAAACGGATTCAAACCGAGGTCGATCCCTATCTGGAGATTACTGAAATAAGTGACCGTGTACTCAGAAACCAGGGGCCAGCTCTATTATTTGAGAATCCAAAGGGCTCCTCCATCCCCATCCTAACCAATTTATTTGGCACCCCTGAACGCGTTGCCATGGGTATGGGCCAGGACTCAGTGCTGGCCCTGCGTGAGGTTGGTAACACCCTTGCCATGCTGAAATCACCCGATGCACCCAAAGGTATCAAAGATGCCTGGGAGAAACTACCCATATTTAAACAGGTATTAAATATGGCACCGAAACAGGTACGCAAGGCACCTTGTAGAGAAAATATCATCGAAGGCGATGCCGTTGATCTCTCTATCTTCCCAATACAAACCTGCTGGCCCGAGGATGCTGCCCCCCTGATCACCTGGCCACTGGTCGTGACCAAAGGCCCCAATCAAGATCGTCAAAATATGGGGATTTATCGGCAACAGGTCATTGGTAAAAACCGTGTCATTATGCGCTGGCTTGCACACCGGGGAGGTGCTCTTGATTACCGCGAGTGGTGTGAAAAATATCCTGACAAACCCTTCCCGGTGGCTGTTGCCCTGGGAGCTGATCCCGCCAGTATCCTTGCCGCTGTCACCCCGGTGCCTGATAACTTGTCAGAATATGCCTTTGCTGGCTTGTTACGAGGATCAAAGACCGAGGTCATTGCCTGTACCGAAGCAGAATTACTGGTTCCGGCACAGAGCGAGATTATACTGGAAGGACATATCTACCCCGATGATGTTGCAAAAGAGGGCCCCTTTGGTGACCACACCGGTTATTACAACGAGGTAGAGACATTCCCAGTATTCACTGTGGAACGCATCACTCACCGCAATCAGCCCATTTATCATAGCACCTATACCGGCCGCCCACCCGATGAGCCTGCGGTACTCGGCGCTGCACTCAATGAGGTCTTTATCCCCATTTTGCAAAAACAATTTCCCGAGATTGTCGATTTTTATCTACCACCTGAGGGTTGTTCCTATCGCATGGCCTGCGTCAGTATCAACAAACAATATGCCGGACATGCCAAACGCATCATGTTTGGTATATGGTCCTTCCTGCGCCAGTTTATGTATACCAAGTTTGTCATCATCACCGATGCCGACGTTAATGTCCGCGACTGGAACGATGTCATCTGGGCGATGACCACCCGCATGGACCCCGAACGCGATACCGTCATCCTGTCAAATACCCCGATTGATTACCTGGATTTTGCCTCCCCGGTATCCGGTCTCGGTGGCAAGATCGGTTTTGATGCCACCAACAAACTGCCCGGCGAGACTCAACGTGAATGGGGGCGACCCATCCAGATGGATACCTGCGTTAAAGAAAAAATAGATGCTCTGTGGGATGAATTATTCTGA
- a CDS encoding CDP-6-deoxy-delta-3,4-glucoseen reductase, with product MTYNIKIQPSGHEFTTEEDESVLDAALRQGINLPYGCRSGECGACQGLLLSGKIYGQDENELSDGSVLFCQAQPASDLTIKIQEVDETRDILIKKYPCRIEILEKLSHDVMRVKLKIPEMERMQFLAGQYINILLDNDNPRSFSIANAPHDDEYIELHIREIPGGKLTHQIFHDMHRKDMLRIEGPLGSFFIREDSQRPLLLIGGGTGFAPLKGMLEHCFRTGLKQPIHLFWGAHGEQDLYLNKLPQQWAKEYKHFEYTPVLSGADDDGSWSGKKGLVTHLVVAKYPDLSGFDIYMSGAPDMIHSAVELFEKHGAQKERFFSDAFEFSAKPKKTNT from the coding sequence ATGACATACAACATAAAAATACAACCCAGCGGACATGAATTTACTACCGAGGAGGATGAGAGCGTACTGGATGCAGCACTTCGTCAGGGCATCAACCTGCCATACGGTTGTCGTAGTGGCGAATGTGGTGCCTGTCAGGGACTGTTACTCAGCGGTAAGATTTATGGTCAGGATGAGAATGAACTCTCCGATGGTAGCGTGCTGTTCTGTCAGGCCCAACCCGCCTCTGATCTCACCATCAAGATTCAGGAGGTTGATGAGACGCGAGATATACTCATCAAGAAATACCCCTGCCGCATTGAAATACTGGAAAAACTAAGCCACGATGTGATGCGAGTAAAATTAAAGATCCCGGAAATGGAACGTATGCAGTTTCTTGCCGGGCAATATATCAATATCCTGCTGGATAATGATAACCCACGCAGTTTTTCTATTGCCAATGCCCCACATGATGATGAATACATCGAATTACACATTCGTGAGATCCCAGGTGGTAAATTAACCCATCAGATATTCCACGACATGCACCGTAAAGACATGCTACGCATCGAAGGTCCTTTGGGTTCCTTCTTTATCCGTGAAGACTCACAACGCCCGCTATTGCTGATTGGCGGTGGCACTGGCTTTGCTCCACTCAAGGGCATGCTCGAACACTGTTTTCGTACCGGATTAAAACAACCCATACACCTGTTCTGGGGCGCACACGGTGAGCAGGATCTATATCTGAACAAACTACCGCAGCAGTGGGCGAAGGAATATAAGCACTTTGAATACACCCCCGTCCTGTCGGGTGCCGACGATGATGGCTCATGGTCAGGCAAGAAAGGTCTGGTAACCCATCTTGTGGTAGCAAAATACCCTGATCTCAGTGGCTTTGATATCTACATGAGTGGCGCACCGGATATGATCCATAGCGCCGTAGAGTTATTCGAAAAACATGGTGCACAGAAAGAACGCTTTTTTAGTGATGCCTTTGAGTTTAGTGCGAAGCCGAAAAAAACCAATACATAA
- the amrB gene encoding AmmeMemoRadiSam system protein B, which translates to MSKIRPPAVANQFYPANPEQLQQDINTYLQQARAVKLQPKALIVPHAGYIYSGPIAASAYVSLQDMRKRIKKVVLLGPSHHIPFAGLAVSTAHGFLTPLGTVPLDIEAIAKIESMPQVNYLDAAHEQEHSLEVQVPFLQTVLDDFKLIPLVVGDADQQSVAEVLNQLWGDEETLIIISSDLSHYLSYEQAQVIDRRASDAIEALQPELINHDMACGRNPLNGLLELLHTKNLQIKTLDLRNSGDTAGSKDRVVGYGAYAAY; encoded by the coding sequence ATGAGCAAAATTCGCCCACCCGCCGTCGCCAACCAATTCTACCCCGCTAACCCGGAGCAACTGCAACAGGATATCAATACCTACTTGCAACAAGCCCGCGCAGTAAAACTTCAACCCAAGGCACTGATTGTTCCCCATGCCGGTTATATCTACTCGGGCCCCATTGCAGCCAGCGCTTATGTTAGCCTGCAAGATATGCGTAAACGTATTAAAAAAGTGGTGTTACTGGGACCCTCTCATCATATCCCCTTTGCCGGTCTTGCCGTCAGCACTGCCCATGGCTTTCTAACGCCTCTTGGCACCGTGCCGCTTGATATTGAAGCTATCGCCAAAATCGAATCCATGCCACAGGTTAACTACCTTGATGCCGCACATGAACAAGAACATAGCCTCGAGGTACAAGTCCCCTTCTTACAAACCGTACTGGATGATTTTAAATTGATTCCACTGGTAGTCGGTGATGCCGATCAACAATCCGTTGCCGAAGTGCTTAATCAACTGTGGGGCGATGAAGAAACTCTTATTATTATCAGCTCGGATCTAAGTCACTATCTGAGTTACGAGCAGGCACAGGTCATTGATCGCCGAGCATCCGATGCTATAGAAGCACTGCAACCCGAGCTTATCAATCACGATATGGCCTGTGGTCGCAATCCCCTTAATGGTCTACTGGAACTACTACACACAAAAAACCTACAGATAAAAACCCTGGATCTACGCAACTCCGGTGATACTGCTGGCAGCAAAGATCGCGTGGTAGGGTATGGTGCCTATGCAGCCTACTGA
- the amrA gene encoding AmmeMemoRadiSam system protein A, giving the protein MQPTDLSQQDRETLLHTARASIQYGLQHHQPAPIEIGGYSKTLQTHCASFVTLQIHQQLRGCIGTLEAYQPLIKDVSNHAYAAAFQDPRFSALSKEEETQIHIDISVLTPAELLTFNSEVDLIQQIRSGQDGLILEEGAYKGTFLPSVWESLPQTDIFLRHLKQKAGLSPDYWSNTLRVYRYQTIMIEE; this is encoded by the coding sequence ATGCAGCCTACTGATCTCAGCCAACAAGATCGAGAGACCTTATTACATACCGCCCGAGCCTCTATACAATACGGCCTGCAGCATCACCAACCTGCACCTATTGAAATTGGCGGCTACAGCAAGACATTACAAACTCATTGCGCCAGCTTTGTAACCTTACAAATCCATCAACAACTACGAGGATGTATCGGTACCCTGGAGGCCTACCAGCCACTCATCAAGGATGTCTCCAATCATGCCTATGCCGCCGCCTTTCAAGACCCCCGTTTTTCAGCCCTCAGCAAAGAAGAAGAGACACAAATCCATATCGACATCTCGGTATTAACACCAGCAGAACTCCTTACCTTTAACTCTGAGGTCGATCTTATCCAGCAAATAAGATCCGGACAGGATGGACTCATCCTGGAGGAAGGGGCATACAAAGGAACATTCCTGCCCTCGGTATGGGAGAGCCTACCCCAAACAGATATTTTTTTACGTCACCTCAAACAAAAGGCCGGTCTGTCACCTGACTACTGGAGCAACACCCTACGCGTCTATCGTTACCAAACCATTATGATTGAGGAGTAA
- the amrS gene encoding AmmeMemoRadiSam system radical SAM enzyme, protein MDTDTVGTKYWHKIGKDRVQCDLCPRFCKLKEGQRGLCFVRANEGGQIVLKTYGRSSGFCVDPIEKKPLNHFLPGTPVLSFGTAGCNLACKFCQNWDISKSREVDTLADSASPQKIAQAAVQLGCRSVAYTYNDPVIFHEYAIDVAAACRDKGIKNVAVTAGYVCKEPAKEFFALMDAANIDLKAFTDDFYHKVTGGHLQPVLDILEYVRHETDTWLELTTLLIPGLNDSDDEVNAMTQWVVERLGPDVPMHFTAFHPDWRMRDIVSTLPETLLRCRQIALDNGVHYAYVGNVHDKVAESTYCHQCGQMLIGRDWYELSEWQLDDKGCCNQCGTALNGVFEAQAGDWGARRLPVCLESV, encoded by the coding sequence ATGGACACTGATACGGTAGGTACTAAATATTGGCATAAGATTGGAAAGGATCGGGTGCAGTGTGATTTGTGTCCGCGCTTTTGTAAATTGAAGGAAGGGCAACGGGGTTTGTGTTTTGTGCGTGCCAATGAAGGTGGGCAGATTGTACTCAAGACCTATGGGCGTTCCAGTGGTTTTTGTGTTGATCCTATTGAGAAGAAGCCACTGAATCATTTCCTGCCGGGGACACCGGTACTCTCCTTTGGTACGGCGGGTTGTAATCTAGCGTGTAAGTTTTGTCAGAACTGGGATATCAGTAAGTCGCGTGAGGTGGATACCCTGGCGGATTCTGCATCGCCACAAAAAATTGCACAGGCGGCGGTGCAGTTGGGTTGTCGTAGTGTCGCCTATACCTATAATGATCCAGTGATATTCCATGAGTATGCGATTGATGTGGCAGCTGCCTGTCGGGATAAAGGGATTAAGAATGTGGCCGTTACTGCAGGTTATGTTTGTAAGGAACCGGCAAAGGAATTCTTTGCGCTGATGGATGCAGCCAACATTGATCTTAAGGCATTTACCGATGATTTTTATCACAAGGTGACGGGTGGACACCTACAGCCGGTGCTGGATATCCTGGAGTATGTGCGGCATGAGACGGATACCTGGCTGGAGTTAACGACCTTGTTAATACCAGGTTTGAATGATTCGGATGATGAGGTTAATGCGATGACGCAATGGGTAGTGGAGCGATTGGGGCCTGATGTGCCAATGCATTTTACTGCCTTTCATCCTGACTGGCGGATGAGGGATATTGTGTCGACACTGCCAGAGACGCTATTACGTTGTAGGCAGATCGCGCTGGATAACGGGGTGCATTATGCCTATGTGGGTAATGTGCATGACAAGGTGGCAGAGAGTACCTATTGTCATCAGTGTGGACAGATGTTGATTGGGCGCGACTGGTATGAATTAAGCGAATGGCAATTAGATGATAAAGGTTGTTGTAATCAATGTGGAACAGCTTTGAATGGTGTGTTTGAGGCGCAGGCGGGTGACTGGGGTGCGAGGCGATTGCCAGTGTGCCTGGAGTCGGTTTGA
- a CDS encoding DUF748 domain-containing protein — MLQGQGLEADIGDLEIDLDFDNTVITISKMRVRHPDGREFAVDWLYLDMVWQPFLGRMPVIKLVKIKGFRLDGLRNKKKATSFYLIADQIIWQGGIALGSNASSQSFVAMHGSLDVSHIEFVDNHNRRFVVADSVVLDQVHVQGLDKINIKQLDVTNFVLLPDPSNARSLVQLDRMRVDNFGFTDGYLLAASAIKLSGIGANILRDEDGRWELQERLGVLFPPDDKADSNEMDQSGLQVSLGVLEIMSDRPIHFTDNSLKQVFNLSTEIKEFSLSNIDSSAIEQSSPLKIRLLMDEHALFELKGGVQLFAPLLSFDLTGDINGLDLRPFNVYVEDSLGYHINSGQLNSKIKLLSIKGRLDSLLDLDFKQLTLKALDQDIAEKTDQRMGFPLTTALDLMRESDNSIQLKLPVTGDVNNPDFDASDAVFKATSSAISSVIINYYTPLGLVTITKGLFDLVTALRFDPVLFDVGSDKIAEKSVGKLAQLLSERSQLHVTLCGYSNAGDLLLLDPGYKKEPEDSESPLELDNMLKMKLLGLAEQRAESIKHHLLKKGITADRLILCEPVFKLDAIAGVDISL; from the coding sequence TTGTTGCAAGGTCAAGGCCTGGAAGCTGATATTGGCGATCTTGAGATTGACCTTGATTTTGATAATACGGTTATCACTATTTCCAAGATGCGTGTAAGGCACCCTGATGGCAGAGAGTTTGCTGTTGACTGGCTTTATCTGGATATGGTTTGGCAACCGTTTCTGGGTCGGATGCCGGTTATAAAGCTGGTTAAGATAAAAGGGTTTAGGCTAGATGGGCTGCGGAATAAAAAGAAGGCGACATCTTTTTATTTGATAGCCGATCAAATTATTTGGCAAGGGGGTATTGCCCTGGGTTCGAATGCCTCTTCCCAGTCTTTTGTTGCGATGCATGGCTCCCTGGATGTAAGTCATATTGAGTTTGTCGATAATCACAATAGACGTTTTGTAGTTGCAGATTCTGTTGTACTTGATCAAGTGCATGTCCAGGGTCTGGATAAAATTAATATCAAACAATTGGATGTAACGAATTTTGTGTTGTTGCCAGATCCATCGAACGCTCGCTCGCTGGTGCAGTTGGATCGTATGCGGGTGGATAATTTTGGTTTTACCGATGGTTATTTGTTGGCGGCGAGTGCTATCAAGTTATCGGGTATTGGTGCCAATATTCTGCGTGATGAAGATGGACGTTGGGAGTTGCAGGAAAGATTGGGGGTGTTATTTCCCCCGGATGATAAGGCTGATAGTAATGAGATGGATCAATCCGGTTTACAGGTGAGTTTAGGTGTGCTGGAAATAATGTCAGATCGTCCGATCCATTTTACAGATAATAGTTTGAAGCAAGTATTTAACCTATCTACCGAGATTAAAGAATTTTCCCTGAGTAATATTGATAGCTCTGCTATTGAGCAGAGCAGCCCGTTAAAGATACGTTTATTAATGGATGAACATGCCCTTTTTGAACTGAAAGGTGGGGTGCAGTTATTTGCTCCCTTATTAAGTTTTGATCTTACGGGAGATATTAATGGCCTTGATTTAAGACCGTTTAATGTCTATGTGGAAGATAGTCTGGGTTATCATATTAATAGTGGTCAATTAAATTCAAAGATTAAATTGTTATCTATTAAAGGTCGTTTAGATAGCCTGCTGGATCTGGATTTCAAGCAGCTCACGCTAAAGGCTCTGGACCAGGATATTGCTGAAAAAACAGATCAGCGGATGGGTTTTCCGCTAACGACGGCGCTGGATCTTATGCGTGAAAGTGACAACAGTATTCAATTAAAGCTACCAGTGACAGGTGATGTTAATAATCCAGATTTTGATGCGTCGGATGCGGTTTTCAAGGCGACTTCCAGCGCTATTAGCTCGGTTATTATTAATTACTATACACCGTTGGGTCTGGTTACTATTACGAAGGGTTTGTTTGATTTGGTGACTGCTCTGAGGTTTGATCCTGTTTTATTTGATGTGGGGTCGGATAAGATTGCTGAAAAATCTGTGGGCAAGTTGGCGCAGTTGCTAAGTGAACGCTCACAGTTACATGTTACGCTTTGCGGCTATAGTAATGCAGGGGATCTTCTTCTGTTAGATCCAGGTTATAAAAAAGAACCTGAAGATAGCGAGAGCCCACTTGAGTTGGATAATATGCTCAAGATGAAGTTACTGGGGTTGGCAGAACAACGTGCTGAGTCTATTAAGCATCATTTGCTTAAAAAAGGCATTACGGCTGATCGTTTGATCTTGTGTGAACCGGTGTTTAAACTGGATGCGATTGCAGGTGTGGATATTAGTCTATAG
- the prlC gene encoding oligopeptidase A: MQNPLLETTGLPAFSHIQAQHLEPAIDHLLQENKTTIQKLLNENTEYSWDNLVQPLEDMDDRLSRAWSPASHMNSVVNSDVLRAAYNACLPKLSAYSTELGQNEGLYRAFKQIAESSTFDQLETAQQKIIHNALRDFRLSGIELETDARNRFKAIMQELSSLSAKFDENLLDATHAWKKHITNIDELKGLPESAIALAQQIAERENKDGWLLTLEFPSYFPVITYADSRALREEVYTAYVTRASDQGPHPRKWDNTQIMEQLLTLRKEMALLLGFDNYADYSIATKMAASTEQVLSFLNDLADRSTSIAKKELEEIREFAQEQHQHDTLEAWDISYFSEKMRKQRYDISQEELKPYFPENHVIDGMFKVVNRLYGLHIKEEQGIDCWHEDVRFFSIHDEEENLRGQFYLDLYARPHKRGGAWMDECITRKSIADKIQTPVAYLTCNFSPPIGDDPALFTHEEVLTLFHEFGHGLHHMLTQINFSGVSGISGVAWDAVELPSQFMENWCWERDALNMISAHYKTGEAIPDDLYQRMQAARNFQSAMQMVRQLEFSIFDFQLHIEFKAEQKGHIYEVLKQVRDRVSVIQPPSFNRFPHSFSHIFSGGYAAGYYSYKWAEVLSSDAFSAFEESDIFDRETGMRFLSCILEQGGSREPMELFIEFRGREPNIDALLRHSGLMLEAS, from the coding sequence ATGCAAAACCCCTTGCTTGAAACCACTGGATTACCTGCCTTCTCCCACATACAGGCACAACACCTCGAACCTGCTATCGACCACCTGTTGCAGGAAAACAAAACAACCATTCAAAAACTACTGAATGAAAACACCGAATATAGCTGGGACAATCTGGTTCAACCACTGGAGGATATGGATGACCGATTAAGCCGTGCATGGTCACCCGCCAGCCACATGAACTCTGTGGTTAACAGTGATGTGCTACGCGCCGCCTATAATGCCTGCCTACCCAAACTCAGTGCTTATAGTACCGAACTGGGTCAAAATGAAGGCCTCTACCGCGCCTTTAAACAGATTGCTGAAAGCTCAACATTTGATCAACTGGAAACCGCGCAACAAAAGATTATCCATAATGCCCTGCGTGATTTCAGATTATCGGGCATTGAACTCGAAACTGATGCACGCAATCGCTTCAAGGCAATCATGCAGGAACTTTCCTCGTTATCTGCAAAATTTGATGAAAACCTGCTTGATGCCACTCATGCCTGGAAAAAACACATTACCAATATTGATGAACTCAAAGGTCTACCGGAATCGGCCATTGCACTAGCACAACAAATTGCCGAGCGTGAGAATAAGGATGGCTGGTTATTGACCCTGGAGTTCCCTTCCTATTTCCCCGTTATTACCTATGCCGACAGCCGCGCATTACGCGAAGAGGTCTATACCGCCTATGTCACCCGTGCCTCCGACCAGGGCCCGCATCCAAGGAAATGGGATAACACTCAAATCATGGAACAACTCCTGACCCTGCGCAAGGAGATGGCGTTATTACTGGGCTTTGACAATTACGCGGACTATTCCATTGCCACCAAGATGGCAGCCTCAACCGAACAGGTATTATCCTTTCTCAACGACCTTGCTGACCGTTCCACCAGCATTGCCAAAAAGGAACTCGAGGAGATACGTGAATTTGCACAAGAGCAACACCAGCACGACACCCTTGAGGCATGGGATATCTCTTATTTCTCCGAAAAGATGCGCAAGCAACGCTATGACATCTCACAGGAAGAACTCAAACCCTACTTCCCTGAGAACCATGTCATTGATGGCATGTTCAAGGTTGTCAATCGACTCTATGGACTGCACATCAAAGAAGAACAAGGGATTGATTGCTGGCATGAGGATGTTCGATTTTTTTCCATCCATGATGAAGAAGAAAATCTGCGTGGACAATTCTATCTGGATCTTTATGCCCGCCCGCACAAACGTGGCGGTGCCTGGATGGATGAATGTATTACCCGCAAGAGCATTGCAGACAAGATACAAACCCCGGTTGCCTATCTAACCTGCAACTTCTCTCCACCGATTGGTGATGACCCGGCACTCTTCACCCATGAAGAGGTACTGACCCTGTTTCATGAATTTGGTCATGGCCTGCATCACATGCTCACACAAATTAATTTCTCCGGGGTATCCGGCATCAGCGGTGTAGCCTGGGATGCCGTAGAACTACCCAGCCAGTTCATGGAAAACTGGTGCTGGGAACGTGATGCACTGAATATGATCTCTGCACATTATAAAACTGGCGAAGCCATCCCGGATGATCTTTATCAACGTATGCAGGCCGCGAGAAACTTTCAATCCGCTATGCAGATGGTGCGTCAACTGGAATTCTCCATCTTTGACTTCCAGCTACACATTGAATTTAAGGCCGAACAGAAAGGCCATATCTACGAGGTGTTAAAACAGGTGCGTGACCGAGTATCAGTAATACAACCACCTTCATTCAACCGTTTCCCACATAGTTTCTCACATATCTTTTCGGGCGGCTATGCAGCAGGTTATTACAGCTATAAATGGGCTGAAGTATTATCCTCCGATGCATTTTCCGCCTTCGAAGAATCTGATATCTTTGATCGTGAAACTGGTATGCGTTTTTTATCCTGCATCCTGGAACAAGGAGGTTCACGCGAACCAATGGAACTCTTTATAGAATTTCGCGGGCGCGAACCTAATATTGATGCTTTACTACGTCATAGTGGACTGATGCTAGAGGCATCCTGA
- a CDS encoding EEP domain-containing protein, producing the protein MSYNVQAGISTSRYRHYITQSWRHLFPHKQRFKNLNRIADIVASYDVVGLQEVDAGSLRSGFVNLTEYLAERAGFPFWHDQTNRKISKIARHATGLMSRFEPREVKAYKLPGRIPGRNLLDVRFGQKGDSLHVFVVHLALGARARMEQIAYISDLINSCEHVILMGDMNFKSRSKEMDYLLSHTDMRESVHDLHTYPSWSPKRNIDHILVTDQLDVEKVQVLTGFASDHLPIAMEVRLPESIHLVG; encoded by the coding sequence TTGAGTTATAACGTGCAGGCGGGTATTAGCACCTCGCGTTACCGACATTATATTACGCAGAGTTGGCGTCATTTGTTTCCCCATAAGCAACGCTTTAAAAACTTGAACAGGATTGCAGATATTGTTGCATCCTATGATGTGGTGGGTTTGCAGGAAGTGGATGCGGGAAGTTTACGTAGTGGTTTTGTTAATCTCACCGAGTATCTGGCAGAGCGTGCCGGTTTTCCATTCTGGCATGACCAAACCAACCGTAAGATCAGCAAGATTGCACGTCATGCGACGGGATTAATGAGTCGCTTTGAGCCCAGAGAGGTAAAGGCATACAAGTTACCTGGACGCATTCCAGGGCGCAACCTACTGGATGTTCGTTTTGGGCAAAAGGGTGATTCATTGCATGTCTTTGTGGTGCATCTGGCTTTGGGTGCACGTGCGCGTATGGAACAGATTGCCTATATCTCAGATCTGATTAATTCGTGTGAACATGTGATATTGATGGGCGATATGAATTTCAAATCAAGAAGTAAGGAAATGGACTACCTGTTGTCACACACGGATATGCGGGAATCAGTACATGATTTGCATACTTATCCGAGTTGGAGTCCTAAAAGAAATATTGATCATATTCTGGTGACGGATCAACTGGATGTCGAAAAGGTGCAGGTGCTAACCGGTTTTGCCTCAGATCATCTGCCTATAGCGATGGAGGTACGCTTGCCGGAGTCTATTCATCTGGTGGGTTAG